The following coding sequences are from one Musa acuminata AAA Group cultivar baxijiao chromosome BXJ1-6, Cavendish_Baxijiao_AAA, whole genome shotgun sequence window:
- the LOC135582640 gene encoding DNA excision repair protein ERCC-1-like isoform X1 has translation METTSGERRREEGSSRSLPTQRNDDDTEKRGRLIKIPSYQEVLGTANSSSPKPHNPYPSFSQVFFIKSSEFYTPPLPSLPPPTSSAVDPPLSSTPPFSSSPAAASSSYSSGSASGQNRNAILVSHRQKGNPLLKHLRNARWTFADVVCDYLLGQSSCALYISLRYHLLHPDYLYYRIRELQRNFKLRVVLCHVDVEDVAKPLLEVTRTTMLHDCTLLCGWSFEECGRYLETLKVYENKPSDSIREQMHSDYLSRLTHALTSIRHVNKTDVVTLGSTFGSLSHIMDASMEDLARCPGIGERKVKRLYDTFHEPFRHVSGQPTTVVPETPIRDKNDEPTTSTHNVVEPEGQRPTASKPQKDTNLSVRSALTAAFAKYRKRVRKQDAKTTLLEQGKYSSTEASKDGEN, from the exons ATGGAGACCACCAGCGGCGAAAGGCGCCGAGAAGAGGGCTCATCGAGATCCCTTCCTACCCAGAGGAACGACGACGACACCGAGAAGAGGGGACGGCTCATCAAGATCCCTTCCTACCAAGAGGTCTTGGGGACCGCAAACTCCTCCTCCCCTAAACCTCACAACCCTTACCCTTCCTTCTCCCAAGTCTTCTTTATCAAATCATCGGAGTTCTACACGCCGCCGCTCCCTTCTCTTCCACCTCCTACGTCCAGTGCCGTTGATCCCCCTCTTTCATCGACGCCGCCATTTTCGTCCTCTCCTGCCGCTGCTTCGTCTTCCTATTCATCGGGGAGCGCGTCGGGTCAGAACCGTAATGCTATCCTTGTAAGCCACCGGCAG AAGGGGAATCCGTTGCTCAAGCATCTTAGGAACGCAAGATGGACGTTTGCGGACGTTGTGTGCGACTACTTGCTGGGCCAGAGTTCGTGTGCTCTTTATATAAG TCTCCGCTATCATTTGCTCCATCCAGACTACTTATACTATCGAATAAGAGAATTGCAAAGGAACTTTAAGCTGCGTGTTGTCTTGTGTCATGTTGATGTG GAAGATGTGGCCAAACCTTTGCTTGAAGTCACAAGGACAACAATGCTTCATGACTGCACACTACTCTGTGGATGGAG CTTTGAAGAATGTGGTCGGTACTTGGAAACGTTAAAAGTCTATGAAAACAAACCCTCTGATAGCATCCGAGAGCAAATGCACAGCGACTATCTTTCACGG TTAACTCATGCACTTACAAGCATTCGACATGTTAACAAGACTGACGTGGTAACACTTGGTTCAACTTTTGGG TCCCTTTCGCATATTATGGATGCTTCCATGGAAGACTTAGCTCGTTGCCCTGGCATTGGTGAACGCAAG GTGAAGCGCTTGTATGATACTTTTCATGAACCTTTCAGACATGTCTCCGGTCAGCCTACTACTGTTGTTCCCGAAACCCCCATCAGGGATAAAAATGATGAACCTACTACTTCCACACACAATGTGGTTGAACCGGAGGGGCAAAGGCCAACTGCATCTAAACCTCAAAAAGATACTAATCTTAGCGTTAGATCAGCCCTGACTGCTGCCTTTGCCAAGTATCGCAAAAGGGTCCGGAAACAGGATGCCAAAACCACCTTGCTCGAACAAGGAAAATACAGCAGTACGGAGGCCTCAAAAGATGGAGAAAACTGA
- the LOC135582640 gene encoding DNA excision repair protein ERCC-1-like isoform X2, with translation METTSGERRREEGSSRSLPTQRNDDDTEKRGRLIKIPSYQEVLGTANSSSPKPHNPYPSFSQVFFIKSSEFYTPPLPSLPPPTSSAVDPPLSSTPPFSSSPAAASSSYSSGSASGQNRNAILVSHRQKGNPLLKHLRNARWTFADVVCDYLLGQSSCALYISLRYHLLHPDYLYYRIRELQRNFKLRVVLCHVDVEDVAKPLLEVTRTTMLHDCTLLCGWSFEECGRYLETLKVYENKPSDSIREQMHSDYLSRLTHALTSIRHVNKTDVVTLGSTFGSLSHIMDASMEDLARCPGIGERKVLHLFW, from the exons ATGGAGACCACCAGCGGCGAAAGGCGCCGAGAAGAGGGCTCATCGAGATCCCTTCCTACCCAGAGGAACGACGACGACACCGAGAAGAGGGGACGGCTCATCAAGATCCCTTCCTACCAAGAGGTCTTGGGGACCGCAAACTCCTCCTCCCCTAAACCTCACAACCCTTACCCTTCCTTCTCCCAAGTCTTCTTTATCAAATCATCGGAGTTCTACACGCCGCCGCTCCCTTCTCTTCCACCTCCTACGTCCAGTGCCGTTGATCCCCCTCTTTCATCGACGCCGCCATTTTCGTCCTCTCCTGCCGCTGCTTCGTCTTCCTATTCATCGGGGAGCGCGTCGGGTCAGAACCGTAATGCTATCCTTGTAAGCCACCGGCAG AAGGGGAATCCGTTGCTCAAGCATCTTAGGAACGCAAGATGGACGTTTGCGGACGTTGTGTGCGACTACTTGCTGGGCCAGAGTTCGTGTGCTCTTTATATAAG TCTCCGCTATCATTTGCTCCATCCAGACTACTTATACTATCGAATAAGAGAATTGCAAAGGAACTTTAAGCTGCGTGTTGTCTTGTGTCATGTTGATGTG GAAGATGTGGCCAAACCTTTGCTTGAAGTCACAAGGACAACAATGCTTCATGACTGCACACTACTCTGTGGATGGAG CTTTGAAGAATGTGGTCGGTACTTGGAAACGTTAAAAGTCTATGAAAACAAACCCTCTGATAGCATCCGAGAGCAAATGCACAGCGACTATCTTTCACGG TTAACTCATGCACTTACAAGCATTCGACATGTTAACAAGACTGACGTGGTAACACTTGGTTCAACTTTTGGG TCCCTTTCGCATATTATGGATGCTTCCATGGAAGACTTAGCTCGTTGCCCTGGCATTGGTGAACGCAAGGTACTTCATCTTTTTTG GTGA